In one window of Rhodopseudomonas palustris HaA2 DNA:
- a CDS encoding LysR family transcriptional regulator has protein sequence MIESAAIRYFREVTESGSIKQAAATLRIAPSAISRQIQAIEEEMSVKLFERNARGMALTDAGRLLYRYAVENRSQLDGIRAKVQEFETMRRGQIRFATVEGMLANFLSNFLVELSVDYPGIFVSTTVVGSRAVAELVGRNEVDLGLVFGRAPRRDLIELARMRQSLCLIVAPDHPMADREACAVKDLAGLRVIVPDPSFGIRQEVDRACANAKVRLEICSETNSLAFAQMLASRTDLATFLPRDTAMPAIAAGRLVAVPLRDKRLEATQVTLVQLATRNISPSCRMVADLLIARMKRARE, from the coding sequence ATGATCGAATCGGCGGCGATCCGCTATTTCCGCGAGGTGACGGAATCCGGATCGATCAAGCAGGCCGCCGCGACGCTGCGGATCGCGCCGTCGGCGATCAGCCGGCAGATTCAGGCGATCGAGGAGGAAATGTCGGTCAAGCTGTTCGAGCGCAATGCCCGCGGCATGGCGCTGACCGACGCCGGCCGGCTGCTGTATCGCTACGCGGTCGAGAACCGCAGCCAGCTCGACGGCATCCGCGCCAAGGTGCAGGAATTCGAAACCATGCGCCGCGGCCAGATCCGGTTCGCCACCGTGGAAGGCATGCTGGCGAATTTCCTGTCCAACTTCCTGGTCGAGCTGTCGGTGGATTATCCCGGCATTTTCGTCTCCACGACGGTGGTGGGGTCCCGCGCGGTCGCCGAACTGGTCGGACGCAACGAGGTCGATCTCGGGCTGGTGTTCGGGCGGGCGCCGCGGCGCGACCTGATCGAGCTGGCGCGGATGCGGCAGTCGCTGTGCCTGATCGTCGCGCCCGATCATCCGATGGCCGATCGCGAAGCCTGCGCGGTCAAGGATCTCGCGGGGCTGCGGGTGATCGTCCCCGATCCGTCGTTCGGCATCCGTCAGGAAGTCGATCGCGCCTGCGCCAACGCCAAGGTACGGCTGGAGATCTGCAGCGAGACCAATTCGCTGGCGTTCGCGCAGATGCTGGCGTCGCGCACCGATCTCGCCACCTTCCTGCCGCGCGACACCGCGATGCCGGCGATCGCGGCGGGGCGGCTGGTGGCTGTTCCGCTGCGCGACAAGCGGTTGGAGGCGACGCAGGTGACGCTGGTGCAACTCGCCACCCGCAATATCTCGCCGTCGTGCCGGATGGTGGCGGACCTGCTGATCGCGCGGATGAAGCGCGCGCGGGAGTAA
- a CDS encoding amino acid ABC transporter substrate-binding protein, whose amino-acid sequence MLHAWVARCVRLSIPLGIAALASGIQISAASADDVIKIGAPLPITGPLAPEAIKQQQGYNLWAEQANKAGGISVGGKKYKVEIVYTDYQSNTPRAVQATEQLITQNNVNFVFSPFGSGAAKAASTVSEKHKVPTLAATASSSQVYDQGYKYLFGTFTPNDTLTTPLTEMIKAKVPEVKKVAILARNDLFPLAIAQEMEKSAKANGLEVVYFEKYAIGTLDHSATLSSIKAQSPQWIFVTGYTNDLLLVRKQMIDQQMKAPVVSMIAGPAYQEFIDALGKGAENVSSAAWWHPAARYDGKDIFGSTANFVKLFKDKYNAEPDYAHASAALCGALFQIAIEKAGSIDRDKVRDELAKMDVVTFFGPVKFGANGQINSLDPPVFQIQGGKPVVLFPQAIKQGDLKIGLE is encoded by the coding sequence ATGCTTCACGCGTGGGTTGCTCGCTGCGTTCGCCTCTCGATCCCGCTCGGCATTGCCGCGCTGGCATCCGGAATCCAGATATCCGCAGCGTCGGCCGACGACGTCATCAAGATCGGCGCGCCGCTGCCGATCACCGGGCCGCTGGCGCCGGAAGCCATCAAGCAGCAGCAGGGCTACAATCTGTGGGCCGAACAGGCCAACAAGGCCGGCGGCATTTCGGTCGGCGGCAAGAAGTACAAGGTCGAGATCGTCTACACCGACTACCAGTCGAACACGCCGCGCGCGGTGCAGGCGACCGAGCAGCTGATCACCCAGAACAACGTCAACTTCGTGTTCTCGCCGTTCGGCTCCGGTGCGGCGAAGGCGGCCAGCACGGTGTCGGAAAAGCACAAGGTGCCGACGCTGGCGGCGACCGCCTCGTCGTCCCAGGTCTACGACCAGGGCTACAAATATCTGTTCGGCACCTTCACCCCGAACGACACCCTGACCACGCCGCTGACCGAAATGATCAAGGCCAAGGTGCCCGAGGTCAAGAAGGTCGCGATCCTCGCCCGCAACGATCTGTTCCCGCTGGCGATCGCGCAGGAGATGGAGAAGTCGGCCAAGGCCAACGGCCTCGAGGTGGTGTATTTCGAGAAATACGCGATCGGCACGCTCGACCATTCCGCCACGCTGTCGTCGATCAAGGCGCAGTCGCCGCAGTGGATCTTCGTCACCGGCTACACCAACGACCTGCTGCTGGTGCGCAAGCAGATGATCGACCAGCAGATGAAGGCCCCGGTGGTCTCGATGATCGCCGGCCCGGCCTATCAGGAGTTCATCGACGCGCTCGGCAAGGGGGCCGAGAACGTCTCGAGCGCCGCCTGGTGGCATCCGGCCGCGCGCTATGACGGCAAGGACATCTTTGGCTCCACCGCCAATTTCGTGAAGCTGTTCAAGGACAAGTACAACGCCGAACCGGACTACGCGCATGCTTCGGCGGCGCTGTGCGGCGCGCTGTTCCAGATCGCGATCGAGAAGGCCGGTTCGATCGATCGCGACAAGGTGCGCGACGAACTCGCCAAGATGGACGTCGTCACCTTCTTCGGCCCGGTCAAGTTCGGCGCCAACGGCCAGATCAACTCGCTCGACCCGCCGGTCTTCCAGATCCAGGGCGGCAAGCCGGTGGTGCTGTTCCCGCAGGCGATCAAGCAAGGCGACCTCAAGATCGGCCTCGAGTAA
- a CDS encoding branched-chain amino acid ABC transporter permease, with amino-acid sequence MQAVQILINALVLGSLYACIAIGFSLVWGVLNVINLIHGSFIVLGAYLAFGLYQSLHLSPWYAIVVAAPVFFVFGYIVQRLILNRVITAPVLVTLTLTFGLDLILNNAMIYVFTADYRRLTLIPPLGSVSFEGVVVPVDRLIATATALALTGLLYLLLRRSRVGRAIVAVRLDRDAAVLMGVHVPSIYAVAFGLGAALAGCAGVLMALIFPISPLTSSAYLGKAFVVCVLGGLGSVSGALAGGMLLALVESVGSAFFGPAHATTLSFLLLIIFLILRPQGLVGRKGFE; translated from the coding sequence ATGCAAGCCGTCCAGATCCTGATCAACGCGCTGGTGCTGGGCAGTCTCTACGCCTGCATCGCGATCGGGTTTTCGCTGGTGTGGGGCGTGCTCAACGTCATCAACCTGATCCACGGCTCGTTCATCGTGCTCGGCGCCTACCTCGCCTTCGGCCTGTACCAGTCGCTGCATCTGTCGCCGTGGTACGCGATCGTGGTCGCGGCGCCCGTGTTCTTCGTGTTCGGCTACATCGTGCAGCGGCTGATCCTCAACCGGGTCATCACCGCGCCGGTGCTGGTGACGCTGACGCTGACCTTCGGGCTCGATCTGATCCTGAACAATGCGATGATCTATGTCTTCACCGCCGATTATCGCCGCCTGACGCTGATTCCGCCGCTCGGCTCGGTGTCGTTCGAGGGCGTGGTGGTTCCGGTCGACCGGCTGATCGCGACCGCGACCGCGCTGGCGCTGACCGGCCTGCTGTATCTGCTGCTGCGCCGCTCCAGAGTCGGCCGCGCCATCGTCGCGGTGCGGCTCGATCGTGACGCCGCGGTGCTGATGGGCGTCCATGTACCCTCGATCTACGCGGTTGCGTTCGGCCTCGGCGCGGCGCTGGCCGGCTGCGCCGGCGTGCTGATGGCGCTGATCTTCCCGATCTCGCCGCTGACCTCGTCGGCCTATCTGGGCAAGGCCTTCGTGGTCTGCGTGCTCGGCGGGCTCGGCAGCGTGTCCGGCGCGCTGGCCGGCGGAATGTTGCTGGCGCTGGTCGAAAGCGTCGGCTCGGCGTTCTTCGGCCCGGCGCACGCCACCACGCTGTCGTTCCTGCTGTTGATCATCTTCCTGATCCTGCGCCCGCAGGGCCTGG